Proteins from a single region of Leuconostoc gasicomitatum LMG 18811:
- a CDS encoding ABC transporter permease subunit, giving the protein MSKVSGLGPVLALIVLALLTTAMNPSFLDPNNLLNLLRQVSINGLIAFGMTFVILTGGIDLSVGAILALTSALSAMMITSGVPTLIAMLVGIIIGGILGGVNGLIITKGGAAPFIASLATMTIFRGATYVFTNGNPITGKAMNNSFVFQFIGRGYFFGIPVPVILMIIAFIILYVLLHKMTFGRKTYALGGNEKAAFVSGIKVNITKTWIYVISGIMSSAAGMILISRLSSAQPDAGTGFEMDAIAAVVLGGTSLAGGRGRIFGTLIGALIIGTLNNGMNLIGISSFYQQIVKGIVIIIAVLLDRRKKA; this is encoded by the coding sequence ATGAGTAAGGTATCAGGGTTAGGCCCAGTCCTTGCATTAATTGTCTTAGCCTTGCTCACAACTGCAATGAATCCAAGTTTTTTAGATCCTAATAACTTATTGAACTTGTTACGACAAGTTTCGATTAATGGATTGATTGCATTTGGTATGACATTTGTCATTCTTACTGGCGGAATTGACTTATCAGTTGGTGCAATATTAGCTTTAACTTCAGCCTTGTCCGCTATGATGATTACAAGCGGCGTGCCAACATTAATTGCAATGTTAGTTGGAATTATAATTGGGGGTATCTTAGGTGGCGTGAACGGATTAATTATTACTAAAGGTGGCGCAGCACCATTTATTGCTTCACTGGCAACAATGACAATTTTCCGTGGTGCAACATATGTTTTTACAAATGGTAATCCAATTACAGGAAAAGCAATGAATAATAGCTTTGTGTTTCAATTCATTGGTCGAGGATATTTCTTCGGAATCCCGGTTCCAGTTATATTGATGATAATTGCATTTATTATTCTGTATGTTTTGCTACATAAGATGACATTTGGAAGGAAAACCTATGCTCTTGGTGGTAATGAAAAAGCAGCTTTTGTGTCTGGTATTAAAGTAAATATTACTAAAACTTGGATATATGTCATTTCGGGAATTATGAGCTCAGCAGCCGGTATGATTTTGATTTCGCGATTAAGTTCAGCTCAACCAGATGCAGGAACAGGATTTGAAATGGATGCTATTGCTGCTGTTGTTCTGGGCGGTACATCATTAGCTGGAGGACGTGGTCGGATATTTGGGACACTTATTGGTGCGCTAATTATTGGTACATTAAACAATGGTATGAACCTAATTGGTATTTCCAGTTTTTATCAGCAAATTGTTAAGGGAATTGTGATTATTATAGCAGTTCTACTTGACCGTCGGAAGAAAGCATAA
- a CDS encoding D-ribose ABC transporter substrate-binding protein, giving the protein MTKKIIGIIAAIGILIYGIFFVTSGRQVFSISNPFQNNVTVQHKKPAELKIGVSLSTLNNPFFISIKDGVNEVAKSSGSKVQVYDGQNSTNKQSNDVEDLIQKKVDVLIINPVDSSAITPEVKSANEAGIPVITIDRSSDGGKVLSLVASDSREGGKMAAEFMIKTLGQNGKIAELQGTPGASATRERGAGFDNTAKGKLDTVTRQTANFDRTQGLNTAENIAQAHPEIKGLFAQNDEMALGAVQALKSNPNVIIVGFDGSEDGISSVKKGQMAATVAQKPKEMGKLAVQAAYDYFQGKKVSSNIKSPLELIVSDKYK; this is encoded by the coding sequence ATGACTAAAAAAATTATCGGTATTATTGCTGCTATTGGCATATTGATATATGGTATTTTCTTCGTTACATCGGGTCGTCAGGTTTTTTCTATCAGCAATCCCTTTCAAAACAATGTAACAGTGCAGCATAAAAAACCAGCTGAATTGAAGATAGGCGTTTCATTATCCACATTGAACAATCCATTCTTTATTTCTATTAAAGATGGTGTGAATGAAGTTGCTAAATCATCTGGATCAAAGGTACAAGTGTACGATGGACAAAATAGCACGAACAAACAGAGCAACGATGTGGAAGATTTAATTCAAAAAAAGGTTGATGTTCTGATTATAAATCCAGTCGATTCTTCAGCAATTACGCCAGAAGTTAAGTCTGCAAATGAAGCTGGGATACCAGTTATTACAATAGACAGGTCTTCTGATGGTGGAAAAGTTCTGAGTTTAGTTGCTTCTGACTCACGAGAAGGCGGTAAAATGGCAGCTGAGTTTATGATTAAAACATTAGGACAAAATGGGAAAATTGCTGAATTACAGGGCACACCTGGCGCATCGGCAACACGCGAACGTGGTGCCGGGTTTGATAACACAGCTAAAGGAAAACTTGATACTGTCACACGACAGACAGCTAACTTTGATCGTACACAAGGGCTGAATACTGCTGAAAATATTGCCCAAGCTCATCCTGAAATAAAGGGATTGTTTGCTCAAAATGATGAAATGGCATTAGGCGCAGTGCAAGCTTTAAAGTCTAACCCAAATGTTATTATTGTCGGATTTGATGGCTCTGAGGATGGCATTAGTTCTGTAAAGAAGGGTCAAATGGCGGCAACTGTTGCACAGAAACCAAAAGAAATGGGTAAGTTGGCTGTTCAAGCAGCATATGATTATTTCCAAGGAAAGAAAGTATCAAGCAATATTAAATCACCATTGGAACTTATAGTTTCGGATAAGTACAAATAA